Part of the Perognathus longimembris pacificus isolate PPM17 chromosome 1, ASM2315922v1, whole genome shotgun sequence genome, ctagccctcctcctccctgttgcTCTCTGCCTTCCTCTACACGAATCCTATGCTATGAGACCTTATTCTGTCTTTCACTTTGGACTGAGTCACATGGCAGCTTTGCATCATTTCACACTCACACCAGCAATGGAGGGTGTATCTGCTTCTAATCATGAGTGTTATTTGTACCAAAACTCTTGTGCCTCTGTCTAGGATGCTAAAATACAAGAGTAgtttttagagattttttttttttttttttttttttgccaatcatgaggcttgaactcaagttccaggcactatccttgagctcttttgctcaaagccagcactttgagccacagtaccacttctggttttcggatggctaattggagataagagtgtcacagactttcttgccaaggctagcttcaaacagttctcagatctcagcctcctgagtagctaggattacagacatgagctaccagtacttgGCTGAGGATTGAGGTGAATGTAATGACTGCTGTCATTCCATGCCTGGATGTGGCACCTTGTTACTAAGGAGTGTTAAATTTAAATGTGTAAAAGCTGGTGGGGCTGTTTGGAGAGATGCTGGAAACTTTAGGGGTGGGGCCTATGAGAGAACCTGGGGACATGTCCTTGGGAGACCTccccttcctgtccaccatgaggtgagtAGCCTCTGCCTTTTTCCTCTGTCTTATGATACTCTGCCTCACCTCTGAGTATCTCAGTGTCTGAAACCCTGATCCCAAGCAAGTCTTTTATCCTCACTTGTCCCTATCGGGGACAAGTTGAAGTGGAGTAGGGCACAGAGCCTGTGGAAGTTTGACACGGACCTCTGCATTTTGTTTGCTTCTCACAGCTgtcgggttttgttttgttttgatctttACATTTAGCATATCTGTGTTATGggacttgatttttttctaatgacATGATTTGTTTCAGGGCACCGTTTATTACAATCAAGAGGGCACCTCATGGTACGAGGGAGACTGGGTGCACAATGTGAAGAAGGGCTGGGGGATCAGACGGTACGTGTGGCAGGGTCTGGGCTACAACGGGGGGAGAGACAGAAGGGCCATGTTTCCTGTCTAAGCAGGGCAGGATGCTGCTAAAACTCCTGTTTAGTCTCCACCAACAAAAATACTATACAAAGAAACTAGagcatcatttttatttatttttctgtttgtcctgcagcttgaactcggggtctaggcattgtccctgagctctttagcccaaggctagtgccctaccacttggatctacagagccacttccagttttggagtagttaattggagttaagagtcttgtggggacttttctgcctgggctggctttgaaccatgatcctcagatcccagcttctgagtagctaaattacaggcatgagccaccagagcccagctagaGCACATTTTAATCTGCCCTTTTCCTTTATTGTAAGTTGAAACTGTCTTTCATGTTCTTCATATCAGTAACACCACCATCATCAGCTGTCTCTTGAATGGTGGGACTTTTGCTCGATTTTAGATTGAgctaagattgtgtgtgtgtgtgtgtgtgtgtgtgtgtgtgtgcgcgcgcgcaccagtcctggcacttgacctctgggcctaggtgctgttactgagctttttttgctccagactagcactctaccacttgagccacagctgcactttcagcttttctgtggTTCATTAGAGTTAAGATTCTCctcagacttttcttgcctgggctggctttaaacaatgatccttggatctcagcctcctgaatagctaggattatgggtgtgagccaccagcacacagcaagtcAAGATTGTTTTTGAGATGGTGTCTTTTTCTGTACTGAAGCTGGTCTTGAGCTTGCTATGTCTCCTGGGCCTGGAACCCCTGCCTCAGCCTTGTGCGTGTGGGTATCTCCAGTGAACATTAAAGACAAATGCATATAACATCACCAATCATGCCTCATTGTTTCTTTTGTCCCAGTTACAAATCTGGAAACATCTACGAAGGCCAGTGGGAGGACAACCTGCGACATGGGGAGGGCAGGATGCGATGGCTGACCACCAATGAGGAGTACATGGGCCACTGGGACAGGGGGGTGCAGGTAGGCGCTGCCACACTCACTAGCACAGTGAGTGTTCTAGTCATTTCCCTGGGTGAGCATTGCAAGTTTGAGTTATCCAGGGAATGAATCCGTTTCCTATTAAATTTGTCAGCATGAAGTTGTTCACAGCCTTCCCTGCTGTCTCTTGGTGTCCCTAGAATCTCTTGGCCATGCTCCCCTTCTCTCAGCCATGTTCTCCCTCTCTCAACACAAATATTTTGTGTTTCCACTCCTTGAGCCTTGCACCATAGTGCTGTAGCGATTCTGTGACTGCCCCAGCAAGCCAGCTGTGGGTGTTCGCACTTTCTATGATGTGTTCTGGATTCCAATGTAATTGCCACTAGCTGTTCATTATTACTTTCTAGGTGCATGGGTtggttttaatttgcttttcattttctagatttgtgaaaatggaaactTTATTGAGTTAAGATGTTTTTttccctctactttttttttttccagtgctggggatgCACCCCAGGACCTGTGTGGGCTCCCAGGCACTCTGTACTTAGCTGTGTAGAGTCACACAGCACACGTCCTTCAGGCATTGGTCTGTCACTGAGCTTAATGTCCTCAAGCTCATCCATGCTACAGTGCATGTCAGAATTCCCTTCCATTTTAGGGCTGAATAATATTTCCTCACACATACAGACTCCATTTTGTTCACTTATTCAACAGATGCTTGTGTAGCTTGTGATAGTAATTACCAACAACCAGGCTCTTTACACTAtctttgactctgtgtgtgtatgtgtgtgtgtgtgtgtgtgtgtgtgtgtgtgtgtttatgtatgtatatgtgtgttggtactgaggcttgaacttagggccttttgctcaagactagcactctaccacttgagccacagctccaattctggctttttggtggttaattggagataagagtctcacagactttcctgccttagctggctttgaaccgtgaccctcagatcccagcctcctgagtttctaggattacaggtatgagccaccagtgccctcccTGTCTTTGATCTTTATATGCAACCTGTAGGTCAGGTGCTATTTCCATTCTATGGCCGAAAGACCTAAAAGGGTTTAAATAATTTGCCTTAAGTCGAGAGACTGGTTAGCAAAAGGCCTTTGCCCTCTGCTTTACATGGATGctaagaagagaaggaaatattttgtgtctTTCTGATGGCAATGGGCTTTCTTTTTAGAATGGATTTGGAAAATACACATGGTTTCAAAAGAGAATCCCCAATTCCCAATACACCATGAGGAATGAGTACGTCGGGGAATTTGTGGATGGGTGTCGCCATGGGCCAGGGAAGTTTTACTATGCCAGTGGAGCCATTTTCGAGGGCGAGTGGATTTGCAATAAGAAGCATGGCGCGGTGAGTGTGAACCTGCACAGGACATAGCTGACGCTGCAAACCAGCTCAGTGCCTACTGCACTAGGCACTTGGCATAGATAAAACCTATCTCGTAACCTTGTATCTATCTCCTAGATCTTTAGAAGctatacttgtgtgtgtgtgtgtgtgtgtttgtgtgttggggTTTGATTTGGTCATATTAAGCCAGTCTgtcttttttgtagttgttgttattgatgatcatggggcttgaactcagggtctgggcactgtccctgagttttttcactcaaggttagtgctccatggcacatccagttttctggtaattggaaataagagtctcacagatttttctgcccaggctggcttcaaactgtgatcctcagttctcagcctcctgaggagctagtgtgagccactagcgctggCTTCACATAGTCTGTCTGAATATGTCGCATGTAATAAAGTACCATATGGGCTTCAGGGTTGCTTGGAGTCAGTGAATGGAGTCAGGGACTCAGTGATGGCAGATATTTCTCTCATGTAGCCAGCTTCACGCTGGCGTTGCCCCTTTCCCAAGGTTGCAAGGTGGCTGCTGGCACTCCagacttcacacacacatatcccactGAGTAAAAAAGAAGGAACTCTCTTCCCAGAAGCTCTCTGCAAATGAATTCCATGTCACAGAGGCAGCGTGGGTCCTGAGCTCCTGGAACAGTTCCTGCAGgttgagctggctttgacccacccTGTTGTGTGACGTGTGCTTTTCTGCTCACTCAGCCAGAGTACTTCAAGTTGGGCTGAGATGGTGAGGTAGACACGGGGgtggaaaagaggaggaagaggcagaagtggagaaggagagggaatttGAGAGTGTGATTCTCTGTGTACTAGGAGTTCTGAACCCTCAGGAAAACAGTAcatgagctgggtgctagtggcttgtaatcctagctactcaggaggctgggaggattggggttcaaagccagcctgggcaggaaaagaaaggagacttTTCTCTACAGTTAAGCATCTAAAAAAGACTagaagggggctggaaatatggcctaggggcaagagtgcttgcctcatatacatgaagcccagggtgtgattccccagtaccacataaatagaaaatggccagaagtggtgctgtggctcaagtggcagagggctagtcttaagcaaaaagaagccagggacagtgctcaggccctgagtccaagctccaggactgacaaaaaaaaaaaaaaaaaaaagactagaaatagcCAGGTGCCcttggctcatgcatgtaatcctagctactctagaggctgagatctgaggatcgcagttcaaagccagcctgggcaggaaaggccatgagactcttataaccaccagaaaactggaagtggtactgtggcttaaagtgatagagcacaagccttgagctgaagagctcaggaacagcgcccaagccctgagttgaagccccgtgactggcaaaaacaaagaacacagaagtgaagctatggctcaaagaggtagaacactaacattgagcaaaaaagctgaaggacaggccatgagttcaagtcccacaacttaccaacataaaagaaaacaagcgtacaagaaatgtatccaatgcgtaacgtatgaaactgtaacctctctgtacatcactttgacaatcaatgagaaaaaagaaagaaagtggaggagttaacaaattgtacaagaaatgtacccactgccttacatatgaaactgtaacccctctgtacatcactttgacaataagtaattattcagaaaagagaaagcaagccaGCAATGTCCATATGTCTGTGTTTATCAAAGGGGGcttccccagcccaggaatgtgGTCTCCTCCTGCAGGGCAAGCTGACACTCAAGAACGGCCATGTGTTTGAAGGCGTGTTTTGCAATGACCACATTGCTCAGATTCCAGATTTCAGTGCTGAATTTCTGCCTTACCTGGAGCCATCCTTCAGCAAGGCCCCAGACAGCAAGGTGCAGGGTGCCTCCTCTGCCACTGGAAGCTTCCGGGAGCCCAGAAAGCCTTCCACACCCACCACCCGTCATGACCGCCTCGTGTGCCTGCCTCGCTTGCTAGAGATGACCAAGAACCTGGACGACAGAGAGAGCCCTTCTGTGTTAGGATCGGGCATTGAACTGGAGCTCACATGGCTACTGAATATGTACCCTAAGGAGGCCCAGGCTGAAGAAAAGCTCCAGGTGAGAGCCTTCTAGAGTTCTCCATGTGCATCTCAGGCACACACACTGACAGCCACCCATGGGCATGGGAAAGCAGCTGGGACTGCTGTCTTGCCTTGTCTTCTCTTCCCACCAACCTTTCAACATgccacctttattttttttttttatgttcctAAATCAaagttgttgtttattttattttatttatttttttttctcaaatttttattatcaaactgatgtacagagaggttacagtatcatacgttgggcattggatacatttcttgtactgtttgttgccttgtccctcatgcccccctccctccccccctttccctcccccccccccaacatgccACCTTTATAAAGCTGACTTCGAGAGCAGGCATCttggatagacagatggacaggcagATAGCTCTAGGCACTTCAGCACCCAGAGGCTGCCGCTCTTCTCTGCAGACATGGGCTGCTATGCACTGGTGGGACCCCAGGCGTGTGCCTGACTTTCCCTCCATTCACAGCCCCCAAGGATTTGGTGGGGTCGTCGGGGCCTCGCTGGGGACATTGTCCAGGGCTGGCTAGGGAGTGGAGCCCTCTATGCTGAACACCGTTGCCCCGCCAGTTGTGTGACACTCTACCCCATTTCTGGTCCCAGGGTCACCAGCATTGCCCCCACCACCCCCGGAAGTGTGCTCCTCTCTGAACCTCCATAATGTACAAAACACATGGGGAAAGGAGACTCCTCACAGATAAAAACTTTGTGGtgttttttctagattttttacGGTGTGTACTTCCTTAGGCTGGAGCCATTCTGCTCATGGATGCTCTGTTTTCATGTAGAATTTAATGACAGCCATTTAGGATTGTCTGACAATGGTTTTTATGTgactaaacatatatatgtatatgtgtgtatagactTATCAGGAAAACAAGGTCAGACATTACAttattctcctctctccccacctccccctagtggtttttgtttgttttgtgccagtcctggggcttgaactcaggacctgagtgctgtctctgagcttcattttattcaaggctaacactctaccacttgagccacagcaccacttctagcctttttctggttcacagactttcctgcccaggctggctttgaaccatgatctgcagatcttagcctccagggtagttatgattacaagtgtgagccatccacCTGGCTTCCCTATAGTTTTTGTATAATATTATACAGAGCATTCATTTATGGTTCTATGTTAGAATACGTAGATATTAAAAATTCTGTatttcaccaggcactggtgactcatacctataatcctagctacttaggaggcagagatataaggatcacagttcaaagctatccaggacaggaaagtccataagactcttgtctaatgaagcaccagaaaaccagaagtggtgctgtggctcaaagtggtagagcgctagccttgagcaaaagagctcagagacagagccccggcctggagttcaagcttcatcaccactaccaacaacaaaataaattctaTATTTCAACATATAATCatatagactttaaaaaaaaaaaccaactacatGACTAATTGAAAGAATTTGTGATTCCACCCTTGAGAAGTTGCCTAGACACGACAAACTGTGGAATATTTTATAATGTGGCTGTGTTGCAACTGTTTTTACTTTTCATCCTGCTATGACCTTGGAGTTGGCAATGGCCTATCTCCATACGCCTCCCTGCCAGGCTCCCTCTCATGGCAGCCACAGAAGCTCCTGCGTGGGGCGGGCGCCTCCTTCCTGGCAAGGCCCGGGCTGTGCTGTCCCGACGGAGGGAAGAAGCAGAGGATGTCTTTTAGAACTGAGCTGCACTGCTCACTTCTTTCCAGGTGGAATATGCCATCTTAAGAAACATTACGGAGTTAAGAAGAATCTATTACTTCTACAGCAGCCTGGGGTGTGACCACTCTCTGGATAATACCTTCCTGATGACGCAGCTCCGCTTCTGGAGATTTCTAAAGGACTGCAAGTTCCATCACCACAATATCACCATTGCTGAGATGGATAGGGTCTTAAGCAGTGAGTCTCCCATTGTGCCACCTGCTACACTGGGCCCATAAGGCCAAGAGCAGGGAGAGACAGTGAAGCGGCAGGGAGTaggacaggggggaggggggagggggaggggagcagcaaCCGTGCCAGTGCAGGCCTGTGCTCACAGAATTACTAGTATTAAGTTAGACTGTGTTGCTTTGAAAAATGAGGACATGGTTAAGTGTCTTGTAAGATAATGTGCCAGGCCAAGTGGTTCCTACTGTAACCTCagcacactcaggaggctgaagcaggaggactgagcattcgaggccagcctgagctacacagggaGACCTTGTCTCCAAACAAGGGAGTGTGGGAAGGGAGTGTGGCTCGGTGGTCAAGTGCTTATTTAGCACTttcaaggccccaagttccatCCCAGAACTccccaaaagtaaaaaaaagcccCAGCCTGAGCTCCTGGCATGGTGTTAGTTGTGGTTGCTACATGTGTTCACAGGGTTGCCATGGAAACGCATGGGAGTGCTCACCAGGAGCAAATGAAAATGCCCAGCACTCTCTCCATATTTGCTCCTTGCAGCATGTAACAGTATCCCCGTGGAAGAGATTCACTCTCCATTCCAAACGATTCTTCTGAGAAACTTTTTGAGTTACCTCCTGCAGCTGGCTTACCACATTCATCACAAAGAATACCAGTAAGTCCCTCTTTGTATCCTCCCTGAGCTGTGGCTAGGACTCGAGGGGACTCAGTTGTCCTCTGTCCTCCCTTGTCCAGCCTTCGTCCCCAAGCTCCACAGATGAGCAAGACACTGCCACAGGGGTGGGCGAGGCAATGCTGAAATGCATATGGCCAAGGCATTCAGAACCCAGAAAGCTTTATCCAGGAATGGCCACAATCTCCTATCTTAAGGCAAAAGTGCTATCATTCATTTGAAAAGCTTTTTTCAAGCCAATGttggtgtctcaggcctgtaatcttttttttttttttgccagtcctgggccttgaactcagggcctgagcactgtccctggcttctttttgctcaaagctagcactctgccacttgagccacagcaccacttctggctgttttccatatatgtggtactgaggaatcaaacctagggcttcatgtatacgaggcaagcactcttgcctctaaatcatattcccagacctccggcctgtaatcttttttttttttttcttatgagagagcctttatttgtttggttttggggtttgtttgttgttgttttttttgccagtcctggggctttaactcagggcctgagcactgtccctggcttctttttgttcaaggctagcactctaccacttgagccacagtgccacttctggccattttctatatatgtggtgctgaggaattgaacccagggcttcatgtatacgagacgagcactttaccactaggccatattcccagcccatggcctgtaatcttttttttttttttttttttttttttttttttttttgccagtcctgggccttggactcagggcctgagcactgtccctgacttctttttgctcaaggcgagcactctgctacttgagccacagcgccacttctggctgttttctatatatgtggtgctggggaatcgaaccgagggcttcatgtataggaggcaagcgctcttgccacttggccatattcccagcccgtcctgTAATCTTAATTACACAAGAAGTTGAAATCGTGAGGatctcacttcaaagccagcctgagcagaaaagtccacaagattccatttccaattaactgcaacAGCCTactaagcaagaaagctgagtgaaagcatggggcaccgagttcaagtcctgaacctaggattaaaaaataaaattgaaaaaagaaagccttcttgggttgggagtatggcctagtggtagaagtgcttgcctcatatacatgaagccctgggttcgattccccagcaccacatgtatagaaaaaaacagaagttgcgctgtggctcaagtggcagagtgctagccttgaggaaaaaaagaagccagggacagtgctcaggccttgaattcaagcccaggactcgcaaaaaaaataaaaaagaaaaccttcttaTTTTTACCTAATTTTGGATTTTCAGAAGTGTTGCTGTAAGTACATAGAGTCATTGTGTAACTGGCACAGAAATTTAAATCTTACACAGCCATGATGCTACAGGGTCACTAACAACAGCCTGTGTTAGCATCTCCCCAGGCCTTCACCCCATCCCTCTTCTGCTAGGATGTAATTGCCGACCCCACATTCCATTTTACTGTCACATCTTCTCTAAGTCCTTCAATCTTTGATAATTTCTGACACTTTGTCTTTCATGACcttgacacatacacacataaaaataccagagctgggtgtcagtggctcatgcctataatcccagctactcaggaggctgagatctgtggattgcagttcaaagccagctcaagcaggaaagtctgtaagactcttatctccaccaaaaaaagccagaagtgagctatggctcaaatggtaaccctgagtaaaaaaaatctaagggagagaacccaggccctgagttcaagtcccaggaacagcacacacacacacacacacacacacacacacacacatacacacaacacacacacatacacaccaaggcctagtggcacacacttgtaatctgagTGAGGTAGGagctccacttgagctacatagaaAGATCCTCTTGAGACAACCAAAGGCTGTCATTCAAGGCCCTAATGCTCCCCAGCACCAACTAGCAAGCTGGTAAGGATGTGTTCTCATCAATGGTCCCACAGTTTTGGTTGTGGATTTTGGAGAGTGCATGATGGTGTGCTGATCTTCCTGTCATGACTCACACTGTTCTCTCCACTCAAGATTAAGGAGGCCAGGCAGGACATTCCCCTCTCCCATCAATGCATCCCTTTCCTAATACCACTGGCTAGAAGGCAGTCAGGACCTCCAGCTCTGGAGGGAGCCGTCATTCAGCTGTTTTCTGTCATAGAAACAGAAGCCCATCACTATCTCTGTGCTTTACCAAACTGATGGCTGAGAACATTCGCCCCAATGCCTGCCAGGTAAGAGGTAAGTAGAGGAAGAGGGTGTAGTCAGGGTCACCTTTTCAAGCTTTATTCCCAATCATTTCTTCACTGCTCTATTTTCAGGAAACTTATTCAGTGAGCAACAGCGGACACTGTACTCCATGAATTACATCGATAAGTGCTGGGAGATTTACATAGCTTACTGCAGACCAAACAGAGCTCAGCACTGCGAGCTTACAATGAAGATGAGGTACTTCCTCTGGATGCTGAATGTGAGCTCgagaatggctttatatttacAAGAATTTTCTTTGGAATCAAATATCTGTTGAGCATCCACAGATCTTTTCCCAATAGCTCTCTTCTCCCAGCTtcattccttataaatggggGAGGGCATCCCCTGTCCAGCCTGACATGAGGCCTCCGGTGCCTCTGTTCCACTTCCTCCATTTCCCCAGTCCCCATCCCCTGCTTTCCAGTCTATGCAGCTCTCTGGTGGCCGCTTGCTGGCCATCCATCTACCCACGTTCCCCACCTTCAGTGCTGTAAACAGACTTTCCTGTTAATTTAGAGGACTCGAAGGGATCAGCAATGGGATTTCCAGAAGGCTCTGCAAAATGAGCAGCTGTTAAGAATCTCTTAAGTGTTCTGTtcacattaaaataaatgtttgcttGGTGGCTCagcgcctgtgatcctagctactcaggaggctgagatctgaggatcgcagttcaaagccagcctggaaagtccatgagactctttttctttcttttttttttttttttttggccagtcctggggcttggactcagggcctgagcactgtccctggcttcttcttgctcaaggttagcactctgccacttgagccacagcgccccttctggccattttgtgtatatgtggtgctggggaatcgaacccagggcctcatgtatatgaggcaagcactcttgccactaggccatatccccaaccccatccatgagactcttatctgcaatgaaacATCAAAAAAACAGAATGGGGTTAGGAatgtggttaagtggtagagtgcttgcctggcatgcatgaagacctgggttcagttcctcagtaccacatacacagaaaaagccagaagtagtgctgtggctcaagtggcagtgttagccttgagcaaaagaagctcagggacagtgctcaggccctgagtccaaggcccaagactgggaaaaaaaaaaaaagaaagaaagaaaaaacacagactgcagctttgttcaagtgggaAAGAGCTGAAAGAGAGGACAAGCTCCTGTAGAGgcaccccccctacacacacgAATACCTGCTTGTTTGTTACTATCAGCAATTGTGGCTTAgctgagactttttttcttttacaggacTTCAGAATGATAAATAAAGAATTAACAGCAACCAGGTTTATGCTTGTAATAGCTGAGGACAACCCCTTTGTGCATGATGGAATTGACAGCAACTTTGAATTTGAGGTCTGTATAGCTGTGTCACCAAGGGTCCACAGGCAACTCAGGGAGGTAACAGGAAGCACAATTTGATTGACCGTCACCTGACCCCAATCCCTCCCATggaagataaacatatatatttttttgttttgtttttgttaccagtcctgggggttggactcagagcctgagcactgtccctggcttctttttgctcaaggttagcactctacatcttgagccacagcgccacttccggcttttttctatatatgtggtgctgaggaattgaacccagggcttcatgtatatgaggcgagcactttaccactaggccatattcccagcccctaaacacaCACTTGTGTGCAGATGTTTGCATTGAGACCCTAGAGGCTGATCTGGTCTGTGTGCAGAGAAATGTTCCAGACCAGCCAGCTAGAAGAAAGCAGACCTCctgtgctttctttccttcttctttccttgcaGTTGGTTTTCCTGGAATTCTTTGAAGCTCTCTTGTGCTTTGCGCTTAACTGTATTCCTGACCAACTGACTGAGTCCTGTATAAACCTGCCCGGCACTGATTTGCTTGGAAACAAACACGTGAGCATTTACACGATAATAAGCCAGGTAACAGACGTGGAAGTCCAATGATGGCTGTGTTGGGAGGAGTGAAATTTGCCTCGACTTATCTGGGGCTGTTGTATCCCCTCCAGGAAAATTATTTAAGATTTAAGAAAAATGGATGATGGCTTTTCACATTTGTAAAGGAgtatattgttttgttgttttaagttAGGGCTAAAAATATATTACTTGCTCCTGGCCCAGGAGGGAGATACCATAATGCAGGTCACTGTGCAGACTGACTACACAGATTAGCAAAGCCGAGGCGCACCGATTGCTGTCAGATGGCCTATTACCTGGACTGAGCGTTCATGGCAGTGGAGAGTTGAGGGTGGGTGTGGAGGGAGCACCTGGGGTCAccacactactcaggaggcagggaggaTGGTGTTTTGAGGCTGGCTGGAACAACATTAGCACAAGACCCCAtgtgaaaaacaaatttaaaaaacaaactccaacaaaagagctggaggtgaggctcaagtaagtgtagcaagtatgaagccctgagctcaaaccccagcactatataagtaaaaaataaagtatggggtaccagtggctcccacctgtaatcctagccactcagaaggcatctgaggatgttggttcaaagccagcccaggtgggaaagtctatgatactcttcaGTGAGCTAcctccaaaaagtcagaaatggagctgtggctcagttggtagagtgctagccttgagcaaaaaaaaacaaccccaaaaacaaa contains:
- the Rsph10b gene encoding radial spoke head 10 homolog B, encoding MEKEKKKTDKKGDKSTRSPSSLSDYPDFSKQDGSAIKQELPSAGTSLPLEAPSTPPVLKRESQSIPEAEDTTQFEEPVLTKLIVERYEGEKVRGLYEGEGFAQFQGGATYRGMFSEGLMHGRGTYIWADGVKYEGDFVKNIPMNHGVYTWLDGSTYEGEVINGIRNGFGIFKFSEKPVSYMGYWCDGKKHGKGTVYYNQEGTSWYEGDWVHNVKKGWGIRRYKSGNIYEGQWEDNLRHGEGRMRWLTTNEEYMGHWDRGVQNGFGKYTWFQKRIPNSQYTMRNEYVGEFVDGCRHGPGKFYYASGAIFEGEWICNKKHGAGKLTLKNGHVFEGVFCNDHIAQIPDFSAEFLPYLEPSFSKAPDSKVQGASSATGSFREPRKPSTPTTRHDRLVCLPRLLEMTKNLDDRESPSVLGSGIELELTWLLNMYPKEAQAEEKLQVEYAILRNITELRRIYYFYSSLGCDHSLDNTFLMTQLRFWRFLKDCKFHHHNITIAEMDRVLSTCNSIPVEEIHSPFQTILLRNFLSYLLQLAYHIHHKEYQNRSPSLSLCFTKLMAENIRPNACQVRGNLFSEQQRTLYSMNYIDKCWEIYIAYCRPNRAQHCELTMKMRYFLWMLNDFRMINKELTATRFMLVIAEDNPFVHDGIDSNFEFELVFLEFFEALLCFALNCIPDQLTESCINLPGTDLLGNKHVSIYTIISQNVLRSTSAIISHESDMVHFSSKSSSSKLGVLPDGKIKRSEHRIKKSMSEDRSSKMNLKPTGKGLMFMAQNEKPEKSLGEQKEKVNIWVSKLYMFFVNRLFHAYKREEVIKEKVKEKQRQDAILAQQRKAEEEELEARLIILRKEETKKKESPTELPEVEEPVDTLPVLPLLMLGSPKEDRAMSQVGRIGRTKKKKK